In Oryza sativa Japonica Group chromosome 11, ASM3414082v1, the following are encoded in one genomic region:
- the LOC4350351 gene encoding probable inactive leucine-rich repeat receptor-like protein kinase At3g03770, with protein MAWHFTAAFMIATCLMLFPRSEQSSQGEVLQQLRKQLEYPRQLDVWNNPNSDPCYTQPTSVVTVACEGNAITELKIIGDRITKPPKFSGYPVSNITLSEAFVLDSFVTTLARLPALHVVILVSLGLWGPLPDKIHRLSSLQVLDLSSNFLYGSIPPKLSAMPKLHTLTLDGNFFNGTMPDWFNLYSNLTVLRLQRNRLKGPIPASIGKATMLSELALAGNSIAGEVPQLGSLNKLEMLDLRDNELDGELPELPTALVTILLSKNSLKGEIPEQFGQLNRLQHLDLSFNFLVGKPPEKLFALPSISYLNLAANMLSGSFSTSLTCSSTLGFVDLSTNQLTGDLPVCLNVNVNNRVVKFDGNCFSDDPEHQHETKYCQQPHKGRGSNKDVGLVVTVVGVVFIVLVLSLILMASNRRSCQRVLAEQQLLQKQMQDNSTSGMSTELLVNARYISQAVKLGTQIMPMYRAFSLEELKEATKSFERSAFLGEGSIGKLYKGKLENGTLIAIRCLALHQRYSIRNLKLRLDLLAKLRHPNLVCLLGHCIDGEVDESSVKRVFLVYEYVPSGTFPSYLSGSSPEKTLNWCERLQVLMNIAKAVHFLHTGIIPGSLYNRLKPSSILLDEHLVAKLSDYGLSIITEEIYKHEAAGEGQRCVEDNGGELENLEDDVLSFGGILLEVLMGPKRHRKDLSVLSELVLSISKQEEREQVLDPVVLSTSSQDSLSMVISITVKCLSVESSARPSIEEVLWNLQYAAQVQAISDGDQRSEVSSQTC; from the exons ATGGCGTGGCATTTTACTGCGGCTTTCATGATCGCAACCTGTTTGATGTTATTCCCAAGAAGCGAGCAGTCCTCGCAGGGTGAGGTGCTGCAGCAGCTAAGGAAGCAGCTGGAGTACCCAAGGCAGCTGGATGTATGGAATAACCCAAACAGTGACCCCTGCTACACCCAGCCTACTTCGGTGGTCACCGTGGCATGCGAGGGGAACGCCATTACAGAGCTTAAGATTATCGGTGACAGGATCACCAAGCCACCAAAGTTCAGTGGCTATCCTGTCTCCAATATCACCCTCTCTGAAGCCTTTGTTCTCGATTCGTTTGTTACTACATTGGCAAGGTTACCTGCCTTGCACGTTGTTATCCTAGTATCCTTGGGGCTATGGGGTCCTCTTCCTGACAAGATTCACCGGCTGTCATCTCTTCAAGTGCTTGATTTGAGCTCCAATTTCCTTTATGGATCGATTCCTCCGAAGCTGTCAGCCATGCCAAAGTTGCACACCTTGACATTGGATGGGAACTTCTTCAATGGTACCATGCCGGACTGGTTCAACTTGTACTCGAACCTCACGGTTCTTCGCTTGCAGCGTAACCGGTTGAAGGGGCCCATACCAGCATCAATTGGTAAAGCTACCATGCTTAGTGAGCTTGCTCTTGCTGGCAACAGCATCGCTGGCGAGGTTCCACAATTAGGCAGCTTGAATAAGCTTGAGATGCTGGACTTGAGGGACAATGAGTTGGATGGGGAGCTCCCAGAGCTGCCTACAGCATTGGTAACAATCCTACTCAGCAAAAACTCACTCAAGGGCGAAATCCCTGAGCAGTTTGGTCAGTTGAACCGACTTCAGCACCTCGATCTCTCATTCAACTTTCTCGTGGGGAAGCCTCCTGAAAAGCTCTTCGCTCTTCCAAGCATCAGCTATCTCAACCTAGCTGCGAATATGCTCAGTGGATCATTTTCTACTAGTTTAACATGCAGCAGTACCCTTGGCTTTGTGGATTTGTCTACAAACCAACTCACAGGTGACCTGCCTGTCTGTCTTAATGTTAATGTCAATAACAGGGTAGTTAAGTTTGATGGTAATTGCTTCAGTGACGACCCTGAACACCAGCATGAAACTAAGTATTGTCAACAACCTCACAAGGGGAGAGGATCAAACAAGGATGTTGGACTTGTGGTCACTGTTGTTGGGGTGGTGTTTATTGTGCTTGTGCTTTCTCTTATATTAATGGCTTCAAACAGAAGAAGCTGTCAGAGAGTTTTAGCAGAACAACAGTTACTTCAAAAGCAAATGCAAGATAATTCGACATCAGGAATGTCAACTGAACTGCTAGTAAATGCAA GGTACATATCTCAAGCTGTAAAATTAGGGACACAAATAATGCCCATGTATCGAGCATTTTCTTTGGAAGAGCTCAAGGAAGCAACAAAAAGCTTTGAGAGGTCGGCATTTTTAGGCGAGGGGTCAATTGGAAAG CTGTACAAGGGAAAACTAGAGAATGGAACCCTGATTGCCATAAGATGTTTGGCATTGCACCAACGATACTCAATAAGGAATCTAAAACTTCGATTAGATCTACTGGCGAAGCTTCGTCACCCAAATTTGGTTTGCCTCTTGGGGCACTGTATTGATGGCGAAGTTGATGAATCAAGTGTGAAAAGGGTTTTCCTTGTCTATGAATATGTACCTAGTGGAACGTTTCCTTCATATCTTTCTG GCTCTAGTCCAGAGAAGACTCTGAACTGGTGTGAGAGGCTCCAAGTGCTGATGAACATTGCTAAGGCTGTGCATTTCTTACATACTGGAATAATTCCTGGTTCCTTATATAACCGGTTAAAGCCTTCTAGTATTTTACTTGATGAACACCTTGTGGCAAAACTGAGTGACTATGGGCTATCCATAATTACGGAGGAGATATACAAACATGAG GCAGCAGGAGAAGGGCAGAGATGTGTAGAAGACAATGGTGGAGAATT GGAAAATTTGGAGGATGATGTGCTTTCTTTTGGAGGTATTTTACTTGAAGTACTTATGGGGCCAAAACGTCATAGGAAAGATCTCTCTGTGCTAAGTGAGCTG GTTCTGTCAATATCAAAACAGGAAGAGCGCGAGCAAGTTCTTGATCCGGTTGTGCTGAGCACCTCTTCGCAAGATTCTTTGTCGATGGTGATTTCCATTACTGTCAAATGTTTATCAGTTGAATCTTCAGCCAGGCCTTCGATCGAAGAGGTTCTCTGGAATCTGCAGTACGCTGCACAAGTCCAGGCAATATCTGATGGGGACCAGAGATCAGAAGTTTCCTCGCAGACCTGTTAG